The DNA segment GAGCGGTAGGGAACAAAAACACCCTCCCTTCCAAATGTTGCATAGGAATTAACAACATCAACCAACCTGACCTCACCGCCACCCAAAACAAGAGTAAGCCCATATCTTAATGGATCTGTGAGAGTTGATATTCCCATATTTTGAGCAAGGTTGAATGTTTCATTAAGACCCGCGAGGAAAAGTGTTTTTACAGATGGAACATTTATGGATTGTGCGAGGGCATCTCTCATTTTTACAGGACCTCTGAATACATTATCGTAATTTTGCGGAGAGTAACACACATCATCCGTTTCAAAATTATCTGGCTCACAGGACTCATGAAACTGGGTTGGAACATCAAATACAACCGTGTTTGGAGTGAAACCTTTATTAAACGCAGCAGCATAAGCAAACGGCTTGAAAACAGAACCTGGCTGTCTAAGAGAAGTTGTAACATTAACCCGACCATCAATATCAGGATCAAAATAATCTCTTGACCCAACCATCGCCAAAATTTCACCCGTTTTTACATCTGTTACAATAACACCAGCATTTTCTGCGTTGAACTTTGTTTCATTTTCAAGTGCCCCCTTTCTCACAATCTCTTCCAACTGTCTCTGAAGATTATAATCAAGAGTCGTTGTAACGCTTAATCCCTCTGATGCAGGGTCATTAATTTTATACCTTTGTGATAGCGCATCTTTTACAAAAAACACAAAATGAGGGGCTTTAATGTTTGTCTCTATCCTATCCCTAAACACAACTTCCTCAGCAAGTGCTAAACTGTATTCCTCTTCATCAATCATACCCAAATCAAACATCCTTCTCAAAACAAGATTTTTTCTTTCTTCAAGGGCATCAACATTTTCTCCATATGGAGAATAAAAAGATGGTGCTTTTGGAAGAGAGGCGATATATGCCGCTTCTGCAAGCGACAAGTCCGCAGGATCTTTATTGAAAAAAACTTGGCTTGCTTCTCCAACACCATACACAGTTCCTCCGTATGGAATCTCATTTAGGTAAAGCCCCAATATCTCTTCTTTTGTAAGCACCCCCTCTATTTTTATAGACAAAACCCACTCTTTAAGTTTTCTGGAAATTGATTTATCAAAAGTCAACAGCGTGTTCTTTACAAGCTGTTGTGTAATTGTTGACCCTCCCTGTTCAAAGCCGAGAGAAAATATATTGGTAAGCGTCGCCCTCACTATAGAGAGAGGTCTTAAACCAAAGTGGTCATAAAACTTGCCGTCCTCAATCGCGACCGTGGCGTTTTTTACATGTCTTGAAATGTCGTGAAGGGGAACAAACTGCCGTTTTTTATCTCCCACAAAATCAAACAAGACAACCTGCCCTGTGCGGTCAAGTATTTTTGTTGATTGCTCTATTCTCCTTTCTCCAAAAGAGGAAAGATCTGGAATAGGCAAAAGAGCGGTCCATATTATAAGTATGCCCGCCAATAGAAAAAATAATGAAATGCCAGTAGTGACAGCTATAATGACACCCTTTGAAACAAAACGCCTCATATTTGCTATAATAACACACAAGGTAGATTTATAAAAACCTATTGATATGTGGTTCAAAAAGACAAAGGCAAAATCAATTTCATCTGAAAAAATCAAGGAAATACTTTCCAGAGGGGTAGAAGAAGTTATTGATAAAAAATTCATAGAAAGTTCGCTAAAGGACGGGAAAAAGTTGCGTATAAAGCTTGGCATAGATCCAACATCTGACTCACTTCATTTGGGCTCTCTTGTGCTCCTTATGAAACTCCGTGATTTTGAGGAGGCAGGACACACGCCAGTCGTCATAATAGGCGACTTCACGGCTCGCATAGGGGACACATCAGACAAAGATTCAGAGCGCCCATCCCTTGAGAAAAAGTTGGTTGAGAAAAATATGAAGAATTATGCGACCCAAATAAAACGCATATTAAAATCGTCTGAGGTTGAGATCTTATACAATTCAAATTGGCTTAACAATCTTAAATACGAAGAAGTGATATCACACGCCGGCATGTTTTCTGTGTCCGACTTTATAGCAAGAGATAATATAGCACGGCGACTCAAAGCAGGGAATAGAGTTTCATTAAAAGAAGTTCTTTACCCTCTTATGCAAGGGTATGACAGTTTGGTTGTGAATGCAGATGTTGAGTTGGGTGGAACAGATCAAAGGTTTAATATAATTGCAGGACGAACAATACAAAAAAACAACAACAAAAAACCACAATCAGTTGTTTTGACACCAATACTGTCTGGACTGGACGGCAAAAAGATGAGTAAAAGTTTTGGCAATACCATATCCCTTGATTCTTCTCCACAGGAAATATATGGAGGAATAATGTCTGTTAATGATGAATATGTTTTTGAATACTTTAAATTACTCACACGACTACAGCAAAATGTTATTGATAGGTTAAAAAGCAGAACACCCCTTGAAGCAAAAAAATCTCTTGCAAAAGAAGTGGTTTCAATCTTGCATGGCGATGAAGAGGCAGAGAAATCTGAAAAGTATTTTGAAGATGTTTTTCAAGAAAAAAAGAATATATCTGACTATGCAGAAGATATAGAGGTATCATCGGGAAAAAACCTTGTTGAGATTGCAGAAACACTTAATCTCTCAAGAGCAGAGATGAAGCGTTTGGTAAGAAGTGGCGCAATAAAGACAGAGCGAGGCGACAGCATAAAAGATGAGATATACACACCAAAGGACAATGAAATTATATTGATAGGAAAAAGAAGGATAGTGAGAGTAAAATATAAATAAAAAAAAAGAGTTTCGCTAAGTGGAGTGTGGAGCAATCCTGCGAAACTCTCAAGTGCCCAAGAAAGAAGAATCCAAAAAGAACTTGGGCAGTCTCTCATTTAGGAGATGAGCAATTTTATTGTATCATCTGTTTGAAATTTTGCAAGGTCTTTTCTCAACTTCCTCCTTTGGCGAGTAGCCCAGAGATAGATACAGCAACTGCATCATATTCATCGTCCTTTTTGCCTTTTGGTAGTGTTGGGATGAGCAGAGAGACCATTTTATAAATTTGCTGTTTCTCTGCCGAGCCGTCCCCACACACCATGGACTTTATCTCTTTTGGAGTGAATTGTAACACCTTTAATTTTTTATCTTCTGTTGTATAAAGCAGGGCACCCCTTACCTCAGCAACCTGCATGGCAGTTTTTTTGTTTTTCGCGACAAATAAAAGTTCAATCGCACAAAAATCAGGTTTATACTTTTCTATCAGTTTTTTATAACGGTCTGTTATCTCCCACAACCTTTTTTCAAAATTATCTTTTGAGTTTGTTTCCGCACACTCAGAATGAATTAACTTGAACTTTCCACCACTTTCTTCGACAAGCGCGAACCCAGCTCTGTCATATCCAGGATCAACACCAAGAACTATCATTTTGAAGCGTTTGTTATAACTTTCTCAACATCATCATGTTCTTCCAAAGCACTGACAAGTTTTTCCAAAGGGGACATATCGGACTCACTCAATTTGATTGGCGACTTTGGAATCCACTCACCGCCCTCATTACTGAACGACCA comes from the Candidatus Campbellbacteria bacterium genome and includes:
- a CDS encoding transglycosylase domain-containing protein, which codes for MRRFVSKGVIIAVTTGISLFFLLAGILIIWTALLPIPDLSSFGERRIEQSTKILDRTGQVVLFDFVGDKKRQFVPLHDISRHVKNATVAIEDGKFYDHFGLRPLSIVRATLTNIFSLGFEQGGSTITQQLVKNTLLTFDKSISRKLKEWVLSIKIEGVLTKEEILGLYLNEIPYGGTVYGVGEASQVFFNKDPADLSLAEAAYIASLPKAPSFYSPYGENVDALEERKNLVLRRMFDLGMIDEEEYSLALAEEVVFRDRIETNIKAPHFVFFVKDALSQRYKINDPASEGLSVTTTLDYNLQRQLEEIVRKGALENETKFNAENAGVIVTDVKTGEILAMVGSRDYFDPDIDGRVNVTTSLRQPGSVFKPFAYAAAFNKGFTPNTVVFDVPTQFHESCEPDNFETDDVCYSPQNYDNVFRGPVKMRDALAQSINVPSVKTLFLAGLNETFNLAQNMGISTLTDPLRYGLTLVLGGGEVRLVDVVNSYATFGREGVFVPYRSILSINKKSGGNVEVVDLKEDKVLDANVARMVNEILENNEARAPAFGEHSFLRIEGHDVAVKTGTTNDYRDAWIVGYSPNVAVGVWAGNNDNSPMVKKVAGFIVAPMWNEIVKIALREHGDEGDRFAPPFVDTKNANPVLNGVWIGNEEFEIDTISKGLATEHTPEETRKLGHTFDPHSILHWIDKDDPRGSVPEVPSTTPQYHLWEHSVGEWVRRNVSENDFPTKPNYEDNIHIPSNFPEVKIVRPVEGGIYKESDEITISFSSNGKYRIKSYEVYLNDNLLGVLGSIPFFKFIPNQTPHSKDGKNVIKVIARDSVFNSTTEEVEINII
- the tyrS gene encoding tyrosine--tRNA ligase, with the translated sequence MWFKKTKAKSISSEKIKEILSRGVEEVIDKKFIESSLKDGKKLRIKLGIDPTSDSLHLGSLVLLMKLRDFEEAGHTPVVIIGDFTARIGDTSDKDSERPSLEKKLVEKNMKNYATQIKRILKSSEVEILYNSNWLNNLKYEEVISHAGMFSVSDFIARDNIARRLKAGNRVSLKEVLYPLMQGYDSLVVNADVELGGTDQRFNIIAGRTIQKNNNKKPQSVVLTPILSGLDGKKMSKSFGNTISLDSSPQEIYGGIMSVNDEYVFEYFKLLTRLQQNVIDRLKSRTPLEAKKSLAKEVVSILHGDEEAEKSEKYFEDVFQEKKNISDYAEDIEVSSGKNLVEIAETLNLSRAEMKRLVRSGAIKTERGDSIKDEIYTPKDNEIILIGKRRIVRVKYK
- a CDS encoding crossover junction endodeoxyribonuclease RuvC, translating into MIVLGVDPGYDRAGFALVEESGGKFKLIHSECAETNSKDNFEKRLWEITDRYKKLIEKYKPDFCAIELLFVAKNKKTAMQVAEVRGALLYTTEDKKLKVLQFTPKEIKSMVCGDGSAEKQQIYKMVSLLIPTLPKGKKDDEYDAVAVSISGLLAKGGS